In the Colletotrichum higginsianum IMI 349063 chromosome 7 map unlocalized unitig_7, whole genome shotgun sequence genome, one interval contains:
- a CDS encoding Glycerol kinase translates to MLSSLLPIRLKPDSDTNMSPTSVNGGAAPNISFVGAIDQGTTSTRFLIFNPQGEVIATHQLEFKQIYPQPGKANAIRDSWHEHDPEELVSSVEKCIDGAVQTFETQGHSRDQIKAVGITNQRETTVLWDRTTGKALYNAIVWTDTRTKDLVRRLKQRLGASELTQRCGLPLSTYPSVGKLLWLLENVPEVKDAYERGVLAFGTIDTWLVYKLNGGIARDVYVSDPSNAARTMFMNIHTLQYDEDLIDWFRVDPKKVKLAKIVRSSDPEAYGSLHNTLLSGTKITGCLGDQSAALVGQKGFTAGLAKNTYGTGCFLLYNIGPKPVISSHGLLTTVAFDFGPGKTMYALEGSIAVAGSSVKFLVDNFGFIESSSKLSALAETVEDNGGCTFVTAFSGLFAPYWIDDARGTIFGITAYTQRGHIARATLEATCFQTKAILDSMEKDSGAALTELAVDGGMCNSDLVMQTQSDLIGIPVNRPGMRETTALGAAIAAGFAVGVWKSFDELKDVNLEGRTIFKPTISKDEASQRFGRWEKAVQMSKGWSS, encoded by the exons ATGCTCTCGTCTCTTCTTCCCATCCGACTCAAACCTGATTCCGATACCAACATGTCTCCCACTTCCGTCAACGGGGGCGCCGCCCCCAACATCTCCTTCGTCGGTGCCATTGACCAGGGTACCACGAGCACCCGTTTCCTCATCTTCAACCCCCAGGGCGAGGTCATTGCTACCCACCAGCTGGAGTTTAAGCAGATCTACCCCCAGCCTGG CAAGGCTAATGCGATTCGCGACAGCTGGCACGAGCATGAccccgaggagctcgtctCCTCGGTCGAGAAGTGCattgacggcgccgtccaGACCTTCGAGACCCAGGGCCACTCGCGCGACCAGatcaaggccgtcggcatcaCCAACCAGAGAGAGACCACCGTGCTCTGGGACCGGACCACCGGCAAGGCGCTGTACAACGCCATCGTCTGGACCGATACCCGCACCAAGGACCTCGTGCGCCGCCTGAAgcagcgcctcggcgccaGCGAGCTTACCCAGCGGTGCGGCCTGCCCCTGTCGACGTACCCCTCCGTCGGCAAGCTCCTCTGGCTCCTCGAGAACGTGCCCGAGGTCAAGGACGCCTACGAGCGCGGCGTCCTGGCCTTCGGCACCATCGACACCTGGCTGGTCTACAAGctcaacggcggcatcgccCGCGACGTCTACGTCTCGGACCCGTCCAACGCCGCGCGCACTATGTTCATGAACATCCACACGCTCCAgtacgacgaggacctcatCGACTGGTTCCGCGTCGACCCCAAGAAGGTCAAGCTCGCCAAGATCGTCCGCTCCTCGGACCCCGAGGCCTACGGCTCGCTGCACAACACCCTGCTGAGCGGCACCAAGATCACCGGCTGCCTGGGCGACCAgtccgccgccctcgtcgggcAGAAGGGCTTCACGGCCGGCCTCGCCAAGAACACGTACGGCACCGGCTGCTTCCTGCTCTACAACATCGGCCCCAAGCCCGTCATCTCCTCCCACGGCCTGCTGACCACCGTCGCCTTCGACTTCGGCCCCGGCAAGACCATGTACGCCCTCGAGggcagcatcgccgtcgccggctccAGCGTCAagttcctcgtcgacaactTCGGCTTCATCGAGTCCTCGTCCAAGCTcagcgccctcgccgagaccGTCGAGGACAACGGCGGCTGCACCTTCGTCACGGCCTTCAGCGGCCTCTTCGCGCCCTACTggatcgacgacgcccgcggCACCATCTTCGGCATCACCGCCTACACCCAGCGCGGCCACATCGCCCGCGCCACCCTCGAGGCCACCTGCTTCCAGACCAAGGCCATCCTGGACTCCATGGAGAAGgacagcggcgccgccctgaCGGagctcgccgttgacggcggcatgTGCAACTCGGATCTCGTCATGCAG ACCCAGTCCGACCTCATCGGTATCCCTGTCAACCGCCCCGGCATGCGTGAGACGACGGCCCTTGGCGCGGCCATCGCGGCAGGCTTCGCCGTGGGCGTGTGGAAGAGCttcgacgagctcaaggacGTCAACCTCGAGGGCCGCACCATCTTCAAGCCCACCATCTCCAAGGACGAGGCTTCCCAGCGCTTCGGCCGCTGGGAGAAGGCCGTCCAGATGAGCAAGGGCTGGTCGAGCTAA
- a CDS encoding C6 transcription factor produces MWSSHDNGTDMLDTNANARPQQMAEEEANSVFSHDEGSSGDDTTNNGSAGAPRKRKREKHQKTSCELCKARKVKCDRAEPACSWCARHNRTCVYLERQKPGSRIGFSLELEAKVNRLDALLQALGRRVEEHISNDHVAAATTTATATAQTLSPAISNQAPSQPEAGFRQDGSGISPGPGLTRPPPPPSQTSNGRTPAFSSSFWQAGDAQDALQNAGDRTSVQALLNLSAGDSFGQPGASPGVTGPRKDAPSTVSTVSEFPPHDMLYTLVDLYFKHCNTWCPILDRKTTFGAFFGSTSLNEADRVLLHAIVATTLRFLKDQRLSSEMRSHYHAVSKHRVQMYAMENVSIAALRALVILCLDELGTSNGPRGWNMLALLAQNVRQLELCEESSVYLTAEAEETPHTGSIRRVAMGRPESWIEDEGRRRLCWMVYLLDRYATIATTTFDFMLDDSKMKRGLPCSYDLFSRNVPVETRSWIQAPDQQPDAPAINKPENLGSFSYHCEILRILSKVHDFLKTPINVTSSAEMAVWRNTYRSLDGALDNWLQSLPSEYSRISALCHSDPASRVANWFMLHSAYVTSVVRLHSSAAYPTVRSHIFVPSHYAMQRCLSAVQSLGDIAQDVFEANGLDLLGPPFAFSLWVAARLLLIHAATVGCPVDPKIDFFIETLRHVGQYWEVANNYAKILARVVQRGRQGDMSFTAMRKSAHDLVTLTSSTRRSGLEPTSTQVTSLSELDNIDVFDFFNYPKMSEPTRMANGQTNLLQAQAMSGLGGDSMRSTGVPDPESDWLGFNTPFN; encoded by the exons ATGTGGAGTTCCCACGACAATGGGACAGACATGCTAGACACGAATGCGAATGCACGTCCGCAACAaatggccgaggaggaagcgaACTCGGTCTTCAGCCACGACGAGGGCTCGAGTGGTGATGACACGACCAACAACGGCTCGGCCGGCGCCCCGAGGAAGCGCAAGAGGGAGAAGCACCAAAAGACATC ATGCGAGCTGTGCAAGGCGAGGAAGGTCAAGTGTGATCGCGCCGAGCCCGCCTGCTCGTGGTGTGCCCGGCACAATCGAACCTGCGTCTACCTGGAGAGACAGAAACCCGGGAGTCGTATCGGCTTCAGTCTCGAActcgaggccaaggtcaacCGCCTCGATGCCCTGTTGCAGGCTCTCGGCCGTCGTGTAGAGGAGCACATCTCCAACGACCacgtcgctgccgccaccaccaccgctACAGCTACCGCCCAAACCCTCTCGCCGGCCATCAGTAACCAGGCGCCCTCTCAGCCCGAGGCAGGGTTTCGTCAGGACGGGAGCGGCATCAGTCCGGGCCCTGGCCTCACtagaccgccgccgccgccgtcgcagACGTCGAACGGTCGTACGCCcgccttctcgagctccttctgGCAGGCCGGCGATGCCCAAGACGCCCTTCAGAACGCCGGCGATCGGACCTCGGTACAGGCTCTCTTGAACCTCTCGGCAGGCGACTCTTTCGGCCAGCCAGGCGCGTCACCCGGCGTCACGGGGCCTCGGAAAGATGCACCATCGACCGTTTCGACCGTGTCCGAGTTCCCACCGCACGACATGCTCTACACGCTCGTCGACCTGTACTTCAAACACTGTAACACGTGGTGCCCGATCCTGGACCGTAAGACGACCTTTGGCGCCTTCTTCGGCTCGACCTCCCTTAACGAGGCCGACCGGGTCCTGCTGcacgccatcgtcgccacgACCCTGAGGTTCCTGAAAGACCAGCGGCTGTCGTCTGAGATGCGGTCGCACTACCACGCCGTATCGAAACACCGGGTGCAGATGTACGCCATGGAGAACGTCAGCATCGCGGCGCTGAGGGCCCTGGTCATCCTCTGCCTGGACGAGCTCGGGACCTCCAACGGACCCCGCGGCTGGAACATGCTCGCGCTCCTCGCCCAAAACGTCAGGCAGCTGGAGCTCTGCGAGGAGAGCAGCGTGTACCtcacggccgaggccgaggagacaCCGCACACCGGTTCCATCCGCCGGGTGGCCATGGGCCGGCCCGAATCCTggatcgaggacgagggccggcggcgcctttGCTGGATGGTGTACCTCCTCGACCGTTACGCGACCatcgcgacgacgacgttcGACTTCATGCTCGACGACAGCAAGATGAAGCGCGGCCTGCCGTGCTCGTACGACCTCTTCTCCCGGAACGTCCCCGTCGAGACGCGGTCGTGGATCCAGGCGCCGGACCAGCAGCCCGACGCCCCGGCCATCAACAAGCCCGAGAACCTCGGCAGCTTCTCGTACCACTGCGAGATCCTGCGCATCCTCAGCAAGGTGCACGACTTCCTCAAGACGCCCATCAACGTcacgtcgtcggccgagatggccgtcTGGCGCAACACGTACAGGtcgctcgacggcgcgctcgacAACTGGCTGCAGAGCCTGCCGAGCGAGTACAGCAGGATATCGGCCCTATGCCACTCCGACCCGGCCAGCCGCGTGGCCAACTGGTTCATGCTGCATAGCGCCTATGTCACGTCGGTCGTGCGTCTGCATTCCTCGGCCGCGTACCCGACCGTGCGGTCGCACATCTTCGTCCCGTCGCACTACGCGATGCAGCGGTGCCTGTCCGCCGTGCAGAGCCTGGGCGACATCGCCCAGGACGTCTTCGAGGCCAACGGTCTCGATCTCCTGGGGCCCCCGTTTGCTTTCTCCTTGTGGGTGGCTGCGCGGTTGCTGCTCATccacgccgccaccgtcgggTGTCCCGTCGACCCCAAGATTGACTTCTTCATCGAGACGCTGCGCCATGTCGGGCAATACTGGGAGGTGGCGAACAACTACGCCAAGATCCTCGCCCGGGTGGTGCAGCGCGGGCGTCAGGGCGACATGAGCTTCACCGCCATGAGAAA GAGCGCTCACGATCTCGTTACATTGACATCCTCCACGCGGCGGTCTGGGTTGGAGCCGACATCGACCCAAGTAACCTCCCTTAGCGAGCTCGACAACATTGACGTTTTCGACTTCTTCAACTACCCCAAGATGTCGGAGCCGACAAGGATGGCAAACGGCCAGACCAACCTGTTGCAGGCCCAGGCCATGAgcgggctgggcggcgaTTCCATGAGGAGTACCGGGGTGCCGGATCCCGAGTCAGATTGGCTCGGCTTCAACACGCCTTTCAACTGA
- a CDS encoding Gelsolin has product MAPNQGLVHLKEYDVKDSNVELIGTEIDHQVKYKSAAAEPAWNDGQVGQEAGLHVWRIENFEVKPWPREKYGQFLDGDSYIVLHSYKVGKSEETARLGHDVFFWLGAHTSQDEAGTAAYKTVELDEFLHGAATQHRELQAAPSDAFLELFPRISIRSGGVRSGFRHVEEEDMGGGGGAKEPVLTLLRIFKNPSAGAGGVVVHEVEPRWQSLDESDVFVLDAGDKIWQWQGRSCSPMEKAKAAQVVNDMTLAKHIDVEVLAQDESRSRVVVTLLGGDGDDDNKAPRSGFRCPRPVRSATKAQAGGERPQKLFRLSDASGELRFDVVKDGSRAALSDFDGQDVFLLDDAGRAVWVWEGEGASRGERANWLRVAQAYIRQLQGGGEAEEAHLTPLAKVRQGNESRAFLKAVQA; this is encoded by the coding sequence ATGGCGCCAAACCAAGGGCTTGTGCACCTCAAGGAGTACGATGTCAAGGACAGCAACGTCGAGCTCATCGGCACCGAGATCGACCACCAGGTGAAGTAcaagtccgccgccgccgagccggCCTGGAACGACGGCCAGGTCGGCCAGGAAGCGGGGCTGCACGTCTGGCGCATCGAGAACTTTGAGGTCAAGCCGTGGCCGCGGGAGAAGTACGGCCAGTTCCTGGACGGCGACAGCTACATCGTCCTCCACTCGTACAAGGTCGGCAAGAGCGAGGAGACGGCGCGGCTGGGCCACGACGTCTTCTTCTGGCTCGGCGCCCACACGTCgcaggacgaggccggcacGGCCGCCTACAAGacggtcgagctcgacgagtTCCTGCACGGCGCCGCGACGCAGCACCGCGAGCTGCaggcggcgccctcggacGCGTTCCTCGAGCTGTTCCCGCGCATCTCGATCCGCTCGGGGGGCGTCCGCTCCGGGTTCCGCcacgtggaggaggaggacatgggcggcggcggcggcgccaaggaGCCGGTGCTCACCCTCCTGCGCATCTTCAAGAACCCGTcggcgggcgccggcggcgtcgtcgtgcaCGAGGTGGAGCCCCGGTGGCAGAGCCTGGACGAGAGCGACGTCTTCGTGCTCGACGCGGGCGACAAGATCTGGCAGTGGCAGGGCCGGAGCTGCAGCCCGAtggagaaggccaaggcggcgcAGGTGGTCAACGACATGACGCTGGCCAAGCacatcgacgtcgaggtcctcgcgCAGGATGAGTCGAGGTCGCGCGTCGTCGTGacgctcctcggcggcgacggcgacgacgacaacaaagCGCCCCGGTCCGGGTTCCGGTGTCCCCGACCCGTGCGGTCGGCGACCAAGGCgcaagccggcggcgagaggcCGCAGAAGCTCTTCCGGCTCAGCGACGCCTCGGGCGAGCTCCGgttcgacgtcgtcaaggacggcaGCCGGGCGGCCCTCTCGGACTTTGACGGGCAGGACGTGTTTCTGCTGGACGACGCGGGCCGCGCCGTCTGGGTgtgggagggagagggcgcCAGCCGCGGGGAGAGAGCGAACTGGCTCCGGGTCGCGCAGGCGTATATCCGGCAGCTGCAGGGAGggggcgaggccgaggaggcccaCCTCACGCCGCTGGCCAAGGTGAGGCAGGGCAACGAAAGCCGGGCGTTCTTGAAGGCGGTGCAGGCGTAG